In one Gossypium hirsutum isolate 1008001.06 chromosome D09, Gossypium_hirsutum_v2.1, whole genome shotgun sequence genomic region, the following are encoded:
- the LOC121221027 gene encoding FRIGIDA-like protein 4a, protein MGSIPNPGELTELTHPSFDEFQRQTSLMTSCTLLWKELSDHINSLEQNLMKQSETLKRKIEALDSETKASLDSLKKRELSIEDSVKIALSRVEFNTKAAMRTLGDDVEDNPDGEVDDGDGLLQHLKSTCLKMEAKEFWSFVIGKKKEIDLLREKIPAALSECIDPARFVMEAISEVFPVDKRGNEGGSDLAWACVLILESLIPVVVDPVIGKSRVLVTPSMKEQAKEIAETWKKSLEERGGIENVKTPDVHTFLQHLVTFGIVKKEDLEFYRKLVVASAWRKQMPKLAVSLGLGDQMPDMIEELISKGQQLDAVHFTYEVGLVDKFPPVPLLKSFLRDAKKAASSILDDPNNTGRAAQLAARKEQSALRAVIKCIEEYKLEAEFPPENLKKRLEQLEKTKTEKRKPVVVPANKRTRVNNGGPMPPAKAGRLTNAYVSSFPAPPPFVRSPSHTQYPTPVPGYPSPPPMYGSRSPPTNPYAYSPEAAPPPLAGSYPGAPMNYPAYGGYGNGLAPAYQQAYYR, encoded by the exons ATGGGGTCGATCCCCAATCCTGGCGAGTTGACCGAGTTAACCCATCCGAGTTTCGATGAGTTCCAGCGTCAAACGTCTCTGATGACCAGCTGTACTCTCCTCTGGAAAGAACTGTCGGATCACATAAATTCACTTGAGCAGAACCTGATGAAGCAGTCGGAGACCTTGAAACGCAAAATCGAGGCACTGGACTCGGAGACCAAGGCTTCACTCGACTCACTCAAGAAGCGGGAACTCAGTATCGAGGACAGTGTCAAGATCGCACTCAGCCGAGTCGAGTTCAACACCAAAGCTGCCATGAGGACCCTTGGAGACGACGTTGAAGACAATCCGGACGGTGAGGTCGACGACGGAGACGGACTTTTGCAACACTTGAAATCAACGTGCTTGAAAATGGAAGCTAAAGAGTTCTGGAGCTTCGTGAtcggaaaaaagaaagaaatcgatTTGTTAAGAGAGAAAATCCCTGCAGCTTTATCGGAATGCATCGATCCGGCGAGGTTTGTTATGGAGGCCATATCGGAGGTATTTCCGGTGGACAAAAGAGGGAATGAGGGAGGAAGTGATTTAGCTTGGGCTTGTGTTTTGATTCTGGAAAGCTTAATCCCGGTGGTGGTTGATCCGGTAATCGGAAAATCAAGGGTCCTTGTTACGCCTAGTATGAAAGAGCAGGCCAAAGAAATCGCGGAGACATGGAAAAAGAGCCTTGAAGAGAGAGGAGGGATTGAAAATGTGAAAACCCCTGATGTTCATACTTTTTTGCAGCATTTGGTTACGTTTGGGATTGTTAAGAAAGAGGATCTGGAGTTTTATAGGAAACTTGTCGTTGCTTCTGCTTGGAGAAAACAAATGCCCAAACTCGCCGTTTCGCTTGGCCTCGGCGATCAGATGCCTG ACATGATTGAAGAATTGATCAGCAAGGGACAGCAGCTTGATGCAGTTCATTTTACTTATGAAGTTGGCCTTGTGGACAAGTTCCCCCCTGTGCCCCTGCTGAAATCTTTCTTGAGGGATGCAAAGAAGGCTGCATCTTCTATTTTAGATGATCCCAATAATACTGGCCGGGCTGCG CAACTTGCTGCACGCAAAGAGCAATCAGCACTTCGGGCTGTCATCAAGTGCATTGAAGAGTACAAACTCGAGGCTGAGTTTCCACCTGAAAACCTCAAGAAACGCCTTGAGCAGCTAGAGAAGACCAAGACTGAGAAGAGAAAACCAGTTGTAGTCCCTGCTAACAAGCGAACGCGTGTAAATAATGGTGGTCCGATGCCTCCTGCTAAAGCTGGCCGTTTGACGAATGCATATGTCTCATCTTTCCCGGCACCTCCTCCATTTGTAAGGTCTCCCTCCCACACCCAGTACCCTACTCCAGTCCCAGGATACCCATCCCCACCTCCCATGTATGGAAGCAGGAGCCCACCCACCAACCCCTATGCTTACTCACCAGAAGCAGCCCCTCCTCCCCTTGCTGGTTCATACCCTGGAGCTCCCATGAACTATCCTGCATACGGGGGCTATGGTAATGGTTTGGCACCAGCATATCAGCAGGCTTACTACCGATAG
- the LOC121221028 gene encoding ferredoxin C 1, chloroplastic, with the protein MATLHFTPSPCTPPLIVNKPKHPTTISTSQSKFNPKTHHGSFKRLSTLIARSYKVVLEHEGKSTELEVEDDETILSKALDLGITVPYDCQLGVCMTCPAKLLSGTVDQSEGMLSDDVIDRGFALLCVAYPTSDCHIKTIPEEELLSLQLKTAND; encoded by the coding sequence ATGGCTACCCTTCATTTCACACCATCTCCTTGTACTCCTCCCTTAATTGTCAACAAACCAAAACACCCCACCACAATTTCAACCTCCCAATCGAAGTTCAACCCCAAAACCCACCATGGGTCTTTCAAAAGATTGTCGACTTTGATAGCAAGGTCTTACAAAGTTGTATTGGAGCATGAAGGCAAGTCTACCGAGCTAGAGGTGGAAGACGATGAGACCATACTATCAAAGGCATTGGACTTGGGCATAACCGTGCCATATGATTGTCAACTTGGGGTTTGCATGACTTGCCCTGCTAAGCTCCTAAGTGGAACCGTTGATCAAAGTGAAGGTATGCTTAGTGATGATGTTATAGACCGTGGGTTTGCATTACTTTGTGTAGCTTATCCAACTTCAGATTGCCATATCAAGACTATCCCTGAAGAAGAACTGCTTTCTTTGCAGTTAAAAACAGCTAATGATTGA